The Mycolicibacterium fluoranthenivorans genomic interval CGGCGATGAAGTACAGCATTTGCCGGTTCACCGGATCGGACAGCCGGAAGCCGAAGAAGGTCCGGAAGCCGTTGAGTCCGTTGCTACCCCCGAGGGTGGCCTGTCCGACGAGCAGGATCGCCAGGGCGGCGGCCAGGGCCTGCGAGAGGATCGCGAAGTAGGCACCCTTGACTCGGCGCTTGAACACGCCCAGACCCAGCAGCGCGGCGATGCCCGCGGGCACGATGAGGATCGCCAGCATCGTGAATGCGGGGGAGGCGAACGGTTCCCAATAGGCGGGCAGTTTGGGGATACCGGCGATCTGCATGAAGTCCGGCACCGTCTGCTTGCGGATCTCGGCGTCGGCGATCTTCAGATGCATACCCATCATGTAGGCGCCGAGGCCGAAGAAGACACCCTGGCCCAGGGTGAGCATTCCGCCACGGCCCCAAGCCAATCCGATACCCGCGGCGACGATCGCGTAGCACAGGTACTGGCCGAGCAGACCCAACCGGAAGCTCGACAGCACCGCCGGTGCGACGCCGAACAGCAGTACCGCGGCCACGGCGAACCCGGCCCAGGTCTGCCAGCGGCCCACGAGTGTCCTCATACGAGACTCCTTGTCCGCACGGTGAACAGGCCCTGGGGCCTGGCCTGCAGGAAGATCACGATCACCACGAACACGATGACCTTCGCCAGTGACGCGGTGGTGCTGTACTCGATGAACGAATTCAGCAGGCCGAGGCTGAAGGCCGCGATGACGGTGCCCTTGATCTGGCCGAGTCCGCCGACGACCACCACCAGGAACGCATCGATCAGGTAGCTCTGCCCGGTGGTGGGACTGGTGGAGCCGATCAGTGTCAGTGCCACCCCGGCCACCCCGGCCAGGCCGGAGCCGATGAAGAAGGTGGTGATATCGGTTCTGCGCGAGGAGATTCCACTGGTCTCGGCGAGGTCGCGGTTCTGCACGACGGCGCGGATCCGCCGTCCCATCGGGCTGGCCTTGAGCACCACGGCCAGCACCGTCACCCACAGGACGGCCAGCACCAGGATGAAGAGCCGGGTTTTGGGCACCACGGCGCCGAGGATCTCGACGCCGCCGGACAGCCAGGTGGGTGCGCCGACGTTGACCGCGGGTGCACCGAAGAGGTCACGGGCCACCTGCTGCAGGATCAGGCCCACCCCGAAGGTCACCAACAAGGTGTCCAGCGGACGGTGATACATCCGCTGGATCAGTGTGGTCTCCAACAGAACTCCGAGCAGGCCGCCGACGACGAACCCGACCAAGAGTGAGATGAGCAGTGAGGCACCGGCATTGGATACCAGTTGCTGCACCAGGTAGGCGGTGTAGCAGCCGGCCATGATGAATTCGCCGTGCGCCATATTGATGACGCCCATCTGCCCGAAGGTGAGTGACAGGCCCAGTGCAGCCAGCAACAGGATCGAGCCGAGGCTCAATCCCGTTGCCAGCTGTCCGATCAGGACATCCACGGTTGTTAGTTCCCCGTCGCTTTCGTTCGCCCCGGTGCTATCCGGACAGACCGGCAGCCCACGGGTAGGACTTGAGGTAAGGATCCGGCACGATCGGACCCTTCGACTCCCAGATGGTGTAGATCAGGCCGTCGGGGTGGATCTCGCCGATCCGGGCGGTCTTGGTGATGTGGTGGTTCTCGCCGTCGATGGTGACCAGCCCTTCGGGCGCGTCGAAGGTCACGCCACCCGCATTGTCCTGAATCGCCTTGGTGTCGAAGGCCTTCGCCTTCTCCACCGTGTTCTTCCACAGATACACCGAGACGTAGGCCGCCTCCATCGGGTCTGACGTCGGCTTGTTCTCGCCGTAGGCCTTCTTGTAGGCCGCGACGAACGCCTTGTTCACCGGGGTGTCGATGGTCTGGTAGTAGTTCCAGGCCGTGAGCTGTCCCTCGATGTTCTTGGCCCCGATCCCGGTGACCTCTTCCTCGGCGATGGACACCGACACCACGGGCATCTTCTGCGGGGTCAGTCCGGCGTTGGTGTACTCCTTGAAGAACGCCACGTTGGAGTCACCGTTGAGGGTGTTGAACACCGCACCGGCATTCGACGCCCGCACCTTGTTGACGATCGTGGAGAAGTCCGTCGAGCCCAAGGGGGTGTAGTCCTCGCCCTTGATCTCGATCCCGTTGGCGCCGGCATAGGCCTTGATGATCCGGTTGGCGGTCTGCGGGAAGACGTAGTCGCTGCCCACCAGGTAGAGCGACTTGACGCCCTTCTCCTTGAGGTAGTCCAGCGCCGGGACGATCTGCTGATTGGTGGTGGCGCCCGTGTAGAAGATGTTCTTGCTGGATTCCAGGCCCTCGTACTGCACCGGGTAGTACAGCAGCGAGTTGTTGCTCTCGAAGACCGGCAGCATGGCCTTGCGGCTCGACGACGTCCAACCGCCGAAGACGGCCGCGACGCAGTCGTCCTTGATCAGCTTCTCGGCCTTCTGGGCGAAGACCGCGGGATCTGAGGCGCCGTCCTCGCCGACGATCTGGATCTGCTTGCCCTGCACGCCGCCCTTGGCATTGATCTCCTCGACGGCCAGTTTGATGGCGTCGCGCACCGTCACCTCGGAGATGGCCATGGTGCCCGACAGCGAGTTCAGTGAGCCGACCTTGATGGTCGAACCGGAGGTGTCCACGCAGGACGCGGCCGCTGCGGTGCTGTCGTTCTCGCCGGCCTTGCTGCCACATCCCGACAGCACGAGGGCCGTCGCTGCGACCACGCTTCCGGCTGCCAGGACCGACCTGTTGAGTCGCATCTATTGCCTTTCCATCGATTTCGCGTATCGCGAGGGAATCGCGGGCTCACATGCACACGCAGGAGGCGTGTCGAATCGGGACGTTAGAGCTGGCAGGTTTCTGTGGAATTTCTGAATGTGACGAACAAATTAACCTGTTGGTCGCTCGGTCGTGGTCCGTCGTTAGCCGGCGGCGCCGAGGTGCTGATGTGGCAGTTGTAACGATCGGGTAGCGTCCGGCGATGTGACGGACATGCGAAAAGGTATGAGCAAGGTCGGAGCGGTGTTGATCTCGGGCGCGGCCCTCGTGGCGACCACCGGCGTGGCACACGCCGAGCCGGCGGCGGGGCACCAAGTGCGCTACACCCTCACCTCAACTGCCCCGTATGACTTCCAGGTGCTGTATCTGACGGCCCAGCCGGCCGACAAGGCCGCCTACAACGCCGATGCCTACTCCTATGTGAAGCGCGAGACCATCAACGTCGCGCCGGACCGGCCGTTCGTCTTCGAGACCACGCTGGCCGATCCGCAGTGGGCGATCCTGCAGGTGAGCAGCACCACCAAGGGTGGGGTCGGTGCGCCGAACCCGCATTGCGATGTCGCCGTCGACGGCCAGGTCCTCGTGGCCCAGGACGCGCCGTACAGCGTGGTGTGCCAGGGCTCGCAGTGGTGACCGCGCACTGATCGGATCTTTGCTCGAACGGTTCCGTCGGCGCACGGACGCGAGTAGCTTCGAAGTCGTCCATACCTATGGGCGAAGGAGCCGGCGATGGCCATCGACGAAGACAAGCTCCAGGCGTTTCTGGGTCGCGCGATAGGCGATCTCGGCGCGGCGATGAGCGCCATGCTGGTGCTGATCGGCGATGAGCTCGGGCTGTACTCGGCTCTTGCCGAGGGGGCCTGGTCCTCCGCCGGACTGGCCGAACGGACCGGCACCGACGAACGCTATGTACGCGAGTGGCTGGCCAATCAGGCCGCGGGCGGGTATGTCGAGTACGACAAGGCGGCGGACACCTACCACCTCAGCGAGGAACAGGCGCTGTGCCTGGCGAATCCGGACGGACCGGTGGATCTGCCGGGTGGTTATGCGGTGGTGGAGGACCTGTTTCACGTCAAGGCGCGCGCCGTCGAGAACTTCCGCACCGGTGCGGGCATGGAGTGGGGCGAACACCATCCGTGTCTGTTCCGCGGGACTGAGCGGTTCTTCCGGGCGGGCTACCACGCCCACCTGCTGTCCTCCTGGCTGCCCGCGCTCGACGGTGTCGTGGACAAGCTCAGGGCCGGCGCCCGGGTGGCCGATATCGGCTGCGGGCACGGCGTGACGACGATCCTCATGGCGCAGGCGTTTCCGGACTCCCGGTTCGTCGGTGTCGACTACCACGAGGCGTCGATCGCGACGGCGCGCGAGCACGCGGCGCGGGCGGGCGTCCCCAACGCGACCTTCGAGGTGGCCGATGCGACCGCCTACGGCGGCGGGGAGTTCGACCTGATCGCGTTCTTCGACTGCCTGCACGATATGGCCGACCCGTCCGGCGTTGCCCGTCACGCACGGCGGTCGCTCAAGCCCGACGGCCACTGTCTGCTGGTCGAACCGTTCGCGGGGGATGTCTTGTCGGACAACCTGAATCCCGTCGGCCGGGTGTTCTACGGCGCGTCCACGCTGATCTGTGTGCCCGTCTCGCTGGCGCAGCGGGGCCCGGCGCTGGGCGCCCAGGCGGGGGAGCGCCGGCTGGCCGAGGTGATGGTCCGCGACGGCGGATTCACCCGGTTCCGTCGCGCCGCCGAGACACCGTTCAACCTGGTGTTCGAGGCGCGCCCTTGACAATCGCCATCGAACAATTGTTCGATGTACCGCATGCGGTGGGACGGGCAGAGCGTACGCGTCGATGACGGCGCCCTGCCCGGGCTGCAGCGGATGGGTCTGGTTCGCAGCGTGTGCACGCCGCAGTTCGACGGCATCACCTTCCACGAGGTGTTGTGCAAGTCGGCGCTGAACAAGGTGCCCGGTGCCTCCATGCTTCCCTTCCGGTACACCGTCAACGGCTACCGGGGTTGCTCGCACGCCTGCCGGTACTGCTTCGCCCGGCCCACCCACGAATACCTGGAGTTCGACTCCGGAACCGACTTCGACACCCAGGTCGTCGTCAAGACCAATGTGGTCGCCGTGCTGCAACGTGAGCTGGCCCGGCCGTCCTGGACCCGGGAGACGGTGGCACTGGGCACCAACACCGATCCGTATCAACGGGCCGAGGGCCGGTACGCCCTGATGCCGGGCATCCTGCGAGCGCTCGCCGCCTCCGGCGCCCCGTTCTCGATCCTGACCAAAGGCACCCTGCTGCGCCGTGATCTGCCGTTGATCGCCGAAGCCGCCCAACTGGTTTCGGTCAACGTGTCCCTCTCGCTGGCCATCGGGGATCCCGAGTTGCACCGGGCAGTCGAGCCGGGCACCCCGTCGCCGCAGGCGCGCCTGGGCTTGATCTCCGCGGTGCGCGAGGCCGGGCTGGACTGTCATGTGATGGTGGCACCGGTGTTGCCGCGGCTGACCGATTCACCCGAGCAACTCGACGATCTGCTGCGCCGGATCGCCGAAGCCGGCGCCACCGGGGTGACGGTCTTCGGCCTGCATCTGCGCGGCTCGACACGAGGCTGGTTCATGCAATGGCTGCAACGCAGCCACCCGGAGCTGGTGTCCGATTACCGCCAGCTCTACCGTCGCGGCGCGTACCTTCCGCAGGACTATCGCGACATGCTTCGTACCCGGGTTGCACCGTTGGTGGCCCGGTACGGGTTGACTGGGCGAGCGCCCATGGCGAGCGCCGGTGCCGTTTCCTCCGAAGTCGCGGCACCGGCGCACCCCACCCTGTTCTAGGTGCGCCCGCGTTTGACCTGATTGAACGGCATCCCGCGGTCGGCGGCGGCCTCGCGCGGGAAGCCGAGCACCCGTTCACCGATGACGTTGCGCGCCATCTCCGAACTGCCCCCGCCCAGTGAGCCGGTCTGCCGGGACAAGTAGCGCACCCCGATATCGAGCAGGCCCGATCCCTCATCCACGACACCGGCCGTCCCGGAGATCGCCAGCGCGGTGTCGATCTCGAGTTCGGTGGTCTCCGCGTGGAACAACCGGATCAGCGTGCCCGCGTTCGGGGGTAGCGAGCCGTTGGCGATGGACGCCGAAACATGATCGATCAGTTGGCTTTTCACGGTGCGTCGGACCAGTGCCCGGCCCGCGAGGTTCTGCACCAACGGGTCGTCGAGCTGTCCGGTGGCCGCCGCCAGGCCCACATGGTCGGGCGGCATCTCGTTGGCGTTCTCGGCGCCGGTGCCACTGGCGAACTCGGATCCGCCGCCGACCGCCCGGCGCTCGTGATGCAGCTGGCGCGTGGCCACGGTCCAGCCGTCGTTGACCGCACCCACCACGGCGTCGTCGCCGAGCTCCAGACCGTCGAAGAACTCCTCGCAGAACTCCTCGTTGCCGTTGACCTCGGTGATCCGGCGCATCGTGATACCCGCTGCATTCAGTGGGACCAGGAACATGGTGAGGCCCTCGTGCTTGGGTACCGTCCAGTCGGTGCGGGCCAGCATCAGGCCGTAGTCGGCGGCGAAGGCGCTGGTGCTCCAGGTCTTGGCGCCGTTGATGATCCACTTGTCGCCGACACGGTCGGCCCGGGTGAGGACCCCGGCCAGATCGGATCCGCCGCTGGGCTCGGAGAGCAGCTGGCACAGCACCTCGTCACCGCGGATGGCGGCCGAGATGCGCGCGCGCTTCTGCTCCTCGCTGCCCATGTCGAGAATGGTGGCGCCGCAGATGGTGAACGAGGGGGTGTTCAGGATCAGCGGCATCTCGTAGCAGCGGCACTCGGCGTTGAACGCCTTCTGATAGGCCTGGTCCAGGCCGAGGCCGCCGTACGCGCGCGGGAAGCAGATGCCGGCGAAACCGCCCTGATAGAGCCGCTTCTGCAGGTGCCGGGCGCGTTCCCAGGATTTCTCCTCGGCGCGTACGGAGAACGGCGGGTTGTCGGGATCGATACGCGGCATGTTCTCGGCCAGCCATGCCCTGGCGCGCATGGTGAAGTCCGCCACCGACTCGTCGGTGCCCGTCGAGATCGCCGTGTCGGTCATGCGAACGCCTCCTCGGGCTGTGTGCGGCTGAGTTCGAACACGGCGCGGTGATGGTCTTCGGGGGAGCCGTACATGGCCCGGTTCAGCGCCGCGCGCCGCAGATACAGATGCAGGTCGTGTTCCCAGGTCACCCCGATGCCGCCGTGCAGTTGCACGCAGTCCTGCAGCATCATCGGCGCGCGTTCGGCGACATAGGCTTTCGCGACACTCACCAACATCGGTGCCTCCGGTGAGCGCGTGCCGACGGCTTCCACCGCGCCCGCGGTGGTGGCCCGGCACGCTTCGAACCACAGCTTCATATCGGCGAAGCGGTGTTTGAGCGCCTGGTAGGACGCCAGCGGCCGACCGAAACTGTGCCGGTCCAACAACCACTGATGGGTCATCGCCAGAACGGCATCCAGGATGCCGACGATCTCGGCGCACTGCAGTATCAGGGCCACCTGGCGCTGCCGTTCGATCACCGCGCCGGTCTGCTCGGCGCTGCCGAGCGCCGCGGATGCCTCGATGTCGACGCCGTCGAATTGCACTCTGGCATAAGTCTTCACCAGGTCGACGGATTTCTGCGCCGTGACGCTCACCCCGGGTGCGTCGGCGGGAACCAGGAATTGGCGCGGCGCACCGTCGGATTCGGCGACGACCAGGAACGCGTCGGCCTGCGTCCCGGCCTCGACGCGATCCTTGACGCCGTCGATGCGGTACCCGCTCCCGGTGCGGCTCGCCGTGGTGCGCGCGGATGCCGGTTCGAACGGGCGGCCCGGCTCATAGACGGCCCAGGAGGCGACCGTCTCCCCGGACACCAGCGCCTCGATGAGGTCGGTATGACCGTCCGGCGCCTCGACCAGACCGCTGAGCACCACGCTGACCGGGTGCAGCGGCCCGGGTGCGACGGTGTGTCCGGCTTGTTCGGCGACCAGGGCGAGGTCGGCCACCCCGGCGCCGGACACACTTCCGCCACCGAGCTCTTCGGGTACCAGCAGGCTGGTCCAGCCGAGCTCCGCGGCTCGCCGCCACCAGCCGGGTTCGAAGGAGACGGCTCGCGCATGCAGATCGCGGACCGTGCCGAGGGACGCCTCTTTGTCCAGGAATGCCCGCGCCGTCGAGGCGAACAGCAGCTGTTCGGGGTTCGTCATCAGCCGGCGTGGAACACCGGGTCGAGGATGCGTGAGGGCACGTCCGCTCCTGGAAGTCTAGTTATCCTATAGTGGTAATGAAGTTACCACTTCAATGTGGTGGGAGACACCAGCGTGGGCACCTTTGCCGAACCGTGTGCGCGACGGTGCCGAGGATGGCCAGCATCGACTTCGCGAACCGTATTGTGCGAGCAGCGAGAATGACGTTACCGTTTTTGCAGAGCGAGTATGCGGGCCTGCCGCTGCCGGGAAGGACACATGACGAACTCGGACACCACCACGGAGCGGGCGACCGAAGAGGTGCAGTGGACCCTGGAAGGTCTGCTCGACCTCTTCGAGCCGGCCGCCGACGGGCCGAACCGCTTCCTGGCCCAGACCGGTCTGGTCGGCGCCGACGACCGCCAGGTCGTGGAGGGCACCCAGGTGTTGGCACAGGCGATCGTCGCGGCGGCCGCACGCTTTCCCGACAAGTCGGTGCGCTCGGTGCACGCGGTGTTCGCCCGGGTGGTGCTGGTCGGTCCGCCGGTGGAACTCGATATCGACGTGGTGGCGGAAGGGCGCTCGACGGCGACGGCGGTGATCTCCGCCTCGCAGCACGGAAAACGGTGTATCACCGTCACCGTGCTGCTGGACGTGCCGTCCGGCGACGTCATCCGGCACCACCTGCCCAAACCGGACGTGGCGGCCCCGGCCGACTCCCACGTCGGGCATATGCCGATGACCGGCCGGGAACTGCGGCTGGTCGATATCGTCGACGTCAACAGCCCCGACGAGGTCGGACCGCCGGAGCTGCACGCCTGGCTGCGCTACGATCCGGTTCCGCAGCGGGCCGACCTGGCCAAGGCACTCATCGCCTATTTCACCGGACACCTGGGGATTTCGACGACCATGCGAGCACATGAGGGGATCGGCACGGCCCAGGCGCACCTGACGGTGTCCACCGCGCCGATGACCGTCTCGGTCAGCTTCCACGAACCTGTGGAGTGGAAGGGCTGGTTGTTGTACGGCCACGAGAGCACCCAGGTCGGCGCCGGGATGTCCTATGTGCGCGGCACCGTGCACACCGAGGAGGGGGAGCTGCTGGCCTCCTTCACCCAGGACGCGCTGATCCGCCCACTGCGCACCACCGATACCGACATCACGCATCAGTCGCGGTTGTAGCTCCGATCTTGCGGTGACCCTGTGATCAGTCACCCGACTGATGGCAAACGGCGGTGTCGGCTTGAAGACTGCCACCATGACCCGATCTGCCAAGCGCAGCGCCGACCGGGTGGTCGACGTCCTGACCGACCACGGTGTCCAGTACGTCTTCGGCGTCCCGGGCGCCAAGATCGACGCCGTGTTCGATGCCCTGCTGGACGGCGGACCCGAGGTGGTGGTGTGCCGGCACGAGCAGAACGCGGTCTTCATGGCCGGTGCGATCGGCCGGCTCACCGGACGCCCCGGAGTGGTGCTGGTGACCTCCGGTCCAGGCACCGCGAACCTCGCGACCGGACTGCTGACCGCGAACACCGAGCAGGATCCGGTGGTGGCGCTGTGCGGTGCCGTCAGCCGCGGCGCCCGGCTCAAGCGCACCCATCAGTCGATGAACGCCGCCGCCATGCTGCGTACCGTGACCAAGTACACCGGCGAGGTCGATGATCCCGACGATGTCGCCGAGGCGGTCGTCACCGCATTCCGCGCCGCCACGACCGAGCCTTACGGGGCGGCCGCGGTGGTACTTCCGTCGGACGTGCTCGCGGCCGTGACGGCGTCCACGCTCGCCGGAGCCCGCCCGATACCGGAGCTGGGCAGCGCACCCGACGGCGCGACGGGCGCTGCGGCCGAACTCATTCGCAGGGCTCGGCGTCCGGTGGTGCTGGTGGGTATCCGCGCGGCCGACCCCGGCAGTTGTGCGGCGGTGCGCGCCCTGATCTCGGCCACCGGGCTTCCCGTCGTCGAGACCTTCCAGGCGGCCGGGGTGATGTCGCGGGACCTCGAGGAGCACTACTTCGGACGGGTCGGCCTGTTCCGCAATCAGCCGGGGGACGTTCTGCTCGCGCATGCCGATCTCGTCCTCGCCATCGGCTACGACGCCGTCGAGTACGACCCGGCACTGTGGAACTCCGATCCCGGCCGCGCGATCATCCACATCGACACGGTCGGCGCCGAGATCGACGAGCACTACCAACCCGTCGCCGAGTTGCGCGGATCGGTAGCCGCCACCTTGGGCCGCCTGGTACCGCAGCTGTCCGGGGTGGCGCCGTCGGAGGAGTTCACCGCCGAGTTGGCCGGCCACCGCGCCGATCTCGGGGCAGCCGACGAGGCCGCCCGCGCGACACCGGCGACCCCGGCGGGGATCGATCCCGCCAGGCTCGTCCTCGCGCTGCGCGACGGACTGGACGACGACGCCACCGTGGCATGCGATATCGGCTCGGTCTACATCCATATGGCCCGGCACTTCCGCGTCTACCAACCGCGGCACCTGCTGTTCTCCAACGGTCAGCAGACTCTCGGCGTCGGCCTGCCCTGGGCCATGGCCGCCAGCCTGGTGCGGCCCGGTACCCAGGTGGTCTCGATCTCCGGGGACGGCGGCTTCCTGTTCTCGGCCCAGGAGCTGGAGACCGCAAAGCGCCTCGACCTGAGGTTCACCCACGTGGTGATGCGCGACAACTCCTACGACATGGTGGGCTTCCAGGAGGTGCTGAAGTACGGGCGCAGGTCGGGGGTTCAGCTGGCCGATTACGATATCGTGGCCTATGCCAAGGCATTCGGAGCTCGGGGTTACCGCGTGCACACGCTTGAGGAGTTCACCGCCGTGCTCGCCGACGCCCTGAACCAGGACGGACCTACGCTGATAGACGTGCCCGTCGACTACAGCCGCAATATCGAACTGGCCGCCCACCTGCACGACGACGTCTTCGAATGACCGACGCCCGATCCGGTTTCTGGGACTGGGCCCGGTCGGTGGTCGAGCACCGCCGCGCCCACTCGCCGGCGGCCCATGCCGGGCAGCTGTACCAGACCTCGACGATGGACGCCCTGCTCGCGGGCGTCTACGACGGCGAAGTCACGGTCGCAGAACTGTTGAGCCACGGCGATTTCGGCCTCGGCACGTTCAACGGGCTCGACGGTGAGATGATCGTCCTCGACGGGACGTGCCATCACCTGCGCGCCGACGGCACCGCGGTGTCGGCCGCGCCCGACGAGCGCACGCCCTTTGCCGCCGTCACCCGTTTCGTACCCGGCCACACCGTCTCGCTCACCGAGCCAGCGAACTGGGCCGAGGTCACCACGCGGATCGACGATCTGGTCGGCAGCGCCAACGTGATGTGCGCGGTCCGGATCCGCGGCGACTTCGCGGCACTGCAAACCCGCACCGTGGCCGCCCAGCACCACCCCTACCCGCCGCTGGTGGAGGCCACCTCGAGCCAGGCGAAAGCGCGGTTCACCGATGTCTCCGGCACGCTGGCCGGGTTCCGGATGCCCGAGTTCGAGCAGGGTATCTCGGTGGCCGGGTACCACCTGCATTTCCTGACCGCCGACCAGCGCCGGGGCGGGCATTGCCTGGACTTCCAGCTGTCCAGCGGGACCATCGAGGTCGCTCAGCTCAGCGAGCTGCACCTGTCCGTGCCGCAGACCGAGGCGTTTCGCGGCGCGGCGCTCAACGCCGCGGACACCTCCGACCAGATCCGCCGCACCGAGGGCGGCCATTGACGCCGGCGGCGATCAGAACAGTTCGCCGGTGACGTCCCAGGCGTGGTGCACAATGTCGTGCAGGTGATAGAGGGCGATGGTGGCGATGGTGAATTCGCTTCCGTTGCTGCGTAACCCGCGCCGGGACCAGGCGTCGTCGGGGACGGAGCGATAGGTGTCCGACACCGTGGTGGCCGCATCGAACAGCTCGAGCGCGACGACCGCGGGATCCTGGGCGCCGTAGTCGTCGGCCAGCGCGGTGGCATCCTGATCCCAGTTCGGGAATCGGGGTACGTCCTCGGTGAGCATCAACCGCACCCGGTGGGCGAAGATGCGGTGCACATCGCGGATGTGGCAGCCGTATTCCAGGATCGACCACACACCGGGCGCCGGGCGCTGCCGCACACCGGAGCGGGTCAGCCGGTCGACCCAGTGGGTGGCATCGGTGGCGATGCGCTCGGCGACATCGGTGTGGGCCACCCGAGCCGGGTCGAATCCGCAGTCCGGACACCGGCGGTCCAGCACCCAGGTCCAGTCTTTGGTGTCCGGTGTGACCGGATCGGTGCTCATCCCAGGTCGCGGGCGGCGAAGGTGTCGCACTTCTTCGGATCGCCGGTCTGGTAGCCGGTGGTGAACCACTTCTGGCGTTCGGCCGAGGATCCGTGCGTCCACTGTTCGGGGTTGATCCGGCCCGTCGACGCCTTCTGGATGCGGTCGTCGCCGACGGATGACGCCGCCGACAATGCGTCGGCAATATCCTTGTCGCTCAACGGCTCCAGGAACGGAACGCCGGTGCTCTCCTGCTTGGTGACCGACGCGTAGTGCGCCCAGATGCCGGCGTAGCAGTCGGCCTGCAGCTCGGTACGCACCCCGTTGCCCTCGGCGCCGCCCGGCCCCTGCTGGGCGCGGCCCAGGTTGCCGAGTAGATCCTGCACGTGGTGGCCGAATTCGTGGGCCACCACATACTCCTGGGCCAGCGGGCCGCCGCTGGAGCCGAATTGGTCGACCAGCACCTGGAAGAAGTCGGTGTCGAAATAGGCCGTCTTGTCCGCCGGGCAGTAGAACGGGCCGACATCGGTGGTGGCCGGCCCGCAACCGGTGTCCACATTGCCGGTGAACAACCGGACGTGGGGCCGGGTGTAGCCCTTCAGCAGTTGTGACCAGACCCCGTCCACCGAGTTACCGGTCGCGATGATGCGGCAGCCCAGGATGTCGTTCGCGTCGGCGCCGGTCTTGCACTGGGACACGTCGAACCCCGGGGTGACCGCCTGCTGGTTCTGGGTGACCTCGTTCTGCCCGAGCACACTGTTGGGGTCGACTCCCAGGAACATCGCCACCACCACGATCAGCAGACCGCCCAGGCCGCCGCCGATCGCGATGCCGCGGCCCGGACCGCGGCCGCCACCGCTGCTGGAGGTGGTGCTCGTGTCGATCTGCATGCCTTCGTTGAAGGTCATTTCCCCCA includes:
- the budA gene encoding acetolactate decarboxylase; the encoded protein is MTDARSGFWDWARSVVEHRRAHSPAAHAGQLYQTSTMDALLAGVYDGEVTVAELLSHGDFGLGTFNGLDGEMIVLDGTCHHLRADGTAVSAAPDERTPFAAVTRFVPGHTVSLTEPANWAEVTTRIDDLVGSANVMCAVRIRGDFAALQTRTVAAQHHPYPPLVEATSSQAKARFTDVSGTLAGFRMPEFEQGISVAGYHLHFLTADQRRGGHCLDFQLSSGTIEVAQLSELHLSVPQTEAFRGAALNAADTSDQIRRTEGGH
- a CDS encoding DinB family protein, with the translated sequence MSTDPVTPDTKDWTWVLDRRCPDCGFDPARVAHTDVAERIATDATHWVDRLTRSGVRQRPAPGVWSILEYGCHIRDVHRIFAHRVRLMLTEDVPRFPNWDQDATALADDYGAQDPAVVALELFDAATTVSDTYRSVPDDAWSRRGLRSNGSEFTIATIALYHLHDIVHHAWDVTGELF
- a CDS encoding acyl-CoA dehydrogenase family protein translates to MTNPEQLLFASTARAFLDKEASLGTVRDLHARAVSFEPGWWRRAAELGWTSLLVPEELGGGSVSGAGVADLALVAEQAGHTVAPGPLHPVSVVLSGLVEAPDGHTDLIEALVSGETVASWAVYEPGRPFEPASARTTASRTGSGYRIDGVKDRVEAGTQADAFLVVAESDGAPRQFLVPADAPGVSVTAQKSVDLVKTYARVQFDGVDIEASAALGSAEQTGAVIERQRQVALILQCAEIVGILDAVLAMTHQWLLDRHSFGRPLASYQALKHRFADMKLWFEACRATTAGAVEAVGTRSPEAPMLVSVAKAYVAERAPMMLQDCVQLHGGIGVTWEHDLHLYLRRAALNRAMYGSPEDHHRAVFELSRTQPEEAFA
- a CDS encoding acyl-CoA thioesterase, whose translation is MTNSDTTTERATEEVQWTLEGLLDLFEPAADGPNRFLAQTGLVGADDRQVVEGTQVLAQAIVAAAARFPDKSVRSVHAVFARVVLVGPPVELDIDVVAEGRSTATAVISASQHGKRCITVTVLLDVPSGDVIRHHLPKPDVAAPADSHVGHMPMTGRELRLVDIVDVNSPDEVGPPELHAWLRYDPVPQRADLAKALIAYFTGHLGISTTMRAHEGIGTAQAHLTVSTAPMTVSVSFHEPVEWKGWLLYGHESTQVGAGMSYVRGTVHTEEGELLASFTQDALIRPLRTTDTDITHQSRL
- the alsS gene encoding acetolactate synthase AlsS, which translates into the protein MTRSAKRSADRVVDVLTDHGVQYVFGVPGAKIDAVFDALLDGGPEVVVCRHEQNAVFMAGAIGRLTGRPGVVLVTSGPGTANLATGLLTANTEQDPVVALCGAVSRGARLKRTHQSMNAAAMLRTVTKYTGEVDDPDDVAEAVVTAFRAATTEPYGAAAVVLPSDVLAAVTASTLAGARPIPELGSAPDGATGAAAELIRRARRPVVLVGIRAADPGSCAAVRALISATGLPVVETFQAAGVMSRDLEEHYFGRVGLFRNQPGDVLLAHADLVLAIGYDAVEYDPALWNSDPGRAIIHIDTVGAEIDEHYQPVAELRGSVAATLGRLVPQLSGVAPSEEFTAELAGHRADLGAADEAARATPATPAGIDPARLVLALRDGLDDDATVACDIGSVYIHMARHFRVYQPRHLLFSNGQQTLGVGLPWAMAASLVRPGTQVVSISGDGGFLFSAQELETAKRLDLRFTHVVMRDNSYDMVGFQEVLKYGRRSGVQLADYDIVAYAKAFGARGYRVHTLEEFTAVLADALNQDGPTLIDVPVDYSRNIELAAHLHDDVFE
- a CDS encoding neutral zinc metallopeptidase, which translates into the protein MTFNEGMQIDTSTTSSSGGGRGPGRGIAIGGGLGGLLIVVVAMFLGVDPNSVLGQNEVTQNQQAVTPGFDVSQCKTGADANDILGCRIIATGNSVDGVWSQLLKGYTRPHVRLFTGNVDTGCGPATTDVGPFYCPADKTAYFDTDFFQVLVDQFGSSGGPLAQEYVVAHEFGHHVQDLLGNLGRAQQGPGGAEGNGVRTELQADCYAGIWAHYASVTKQESTGVPFLEPLSDKDIADALSAASSVGDDRIQKASTGRINPEQWTHGSSAERQKWFTTGYQTGDPKKCDTFAARDLG